Proteins encoded together in one Halorubellus sp. JP-L1 window:
- a CDS encoding bacterio-opsin activator domain-containing protein, with amino-acid sequence MTTRPRVLVVDADSDRAGATVDALATTGRDSTAVDDADAALVELGDHAVDCVICERDLGDRSAIDLLETVRDVHGDVPFVVLTADGDEALAERAVALDVTAYVRRVDDWQRRLDDAVSRAVDDGRDRTGVLTQRALDEAPVGITIADADADDMPLVYTNDAFVDLTGYDRADVVGRNCRFLQGEDSDPDAVAEMRAAIEAETSVTTELANYTADGEKFWNRVDIAPVRDADGDVTHFVGFQTDVSERVNAERVAERRAAELATERESLQHVLERIDGLVQDAGQALVEATTRESVETATCDLIVDNDPYTCAWVGEPDLAEKTIAPTAIAGGTPDGDPLDLRASDGPIQTAIETGETQVVDVADLPDRDWHEARVDDAFATVAVVPLSHRDAKYGVLCAYVDDATAVDDREVAVLNALGRMAGTAISAVETRRTLTADDVVSLAFTVRNRDAFFVRIAEDADVSLSYAGSMHRDDDRLGMFFTVETDDPDRLEAVAADLPDVVDVTVVTATEGACLVEFEVENAGLLSTLADYGADIREITASPTNATVEVELPRDANARSLVDHVESAFADVELTAYRERDRADATKQEFVAALEADLTDRQLTALRRAYFGEFFEWPRPTSGDDLAESMGIARSTYHQHLRAAERKLVGEFFDRP; translated from the coding sequence ATGACGACACGTCCCCGGGTTCTCGTCGTCGACGCGGACTCGGACCGAGCCGGGGCGACCGTCGACGCCCTCGCGACGACCGGCCGCGACTCGACCGCCGTCGACGACGCCGACGCGGCGCTCGTCGAACTCGGCGATCACGCCGTCGACTGCGTCATCTGCGAGCGCGACCTCGGCGACCGGTCCGCGATCGACCTCCTGGAGACCGTCCGCGACGTCCACGGCGACGTCCCGTTCGTCGTCCTGACCGCGGACGGCGACGAGGCGCTCGCCGAACGTGCCGTCGCCCTCGACGTCACCGCGTACGTCCGCCGCGTCGACGACTGGCAGCGCCGCCTCGACGACGCCGTCTCGCGCGCCGTCGACGACGGCCGCGACCGCACGGGCGTCCTCACGCAACGCGCACTCGACGAAGCCCCCGTCGGCATCACGATCGCCGACGCCGACGCCGACGACATGCCGCTCGTGTACACGAACGACGCGTTCGTCGACCTCACCGGCTACGACCGCGCGGACGTCGTCGGCCGGAACTGTCGATTCCTCCAGGGCGAGGATTCAGACCCCGACGCCGTCGCGGAGATGCGCGCCGCCATCGAGGCCGAGACGAGCGTCACCACCGAACTCGCGAACTACACCGCCGACGGCGAGAAGTTCTGGAACCGCGTCGACATCGCACCAGTGAGGGACGCCGACGGCGACGTCACGCACTTCGTGGGCTTCCAGACCGACGTCAGCGAGCGCGTGAACGCCGAACGCGTCGCCGAACGCCGCGCCGCCGAACTCGCGACCGAACGCGAGAGCCTCCAGCACGTCCTCGAACGCATCGACGGCCTCGTCCAGGACGCCGGACAGGCGCTCGTCGAAGCCACCACGCGCGAGTCCGTCGAGACCGCGACGTGCGACCTCATCGTCGACAACGACCCGTACACGTGCGCGTGGGTCGGCGAACCCGACCTCGCCGAGAAGACCATCGCGCCGACCGCGATCGCCGGCGGCACGCCCGACGGCGACCCCCTCGACCTGCGCGCGAGCGACGGCCCCATCCAGACCGCGATCGAGACCGGCGAGACGCAAGTCGTCGACGTCGCCGACCTCCCCGACCGCGACTGGCACGAGGCCCGCGTCGACGACGCGTTCGCGACCGTCGCCGTCGTCCCGCTCTCGCACCGCGACGCGAAGTACGGCGTCCTCTGCGCGTACGTCGACGACGCCACCGCCGTCGACGACCGCGAAGTCGCCGTCCTGAACGCGCTCGGGCGGATGGCCGGCACCGCCATCTCCGCCGTCGAGACCCGGCGAACGCTCACCGCCGACGACGTCGTCTCCCTCGCCTTCACCGTCCGGAACCGCGACGCGTTCTTCGTCCGGATCGCCGAAGACGCGGACGTGTCGCTGTCCTACGCCGGCTCGATGCATCGCGACGACGACCGCCTCGGGATGTTCTTCACCGTCGAGACCGACGACCCGGACCGACTCGAAGCGGTCGCCGCCGACCTCCCGGACGTCGTCGACGTCACCGTCGTCACCGCGACCGAGGGCGCGTGCCTCGTCGAGTTCGAGGTCGAGAACGCCGGTCTGCTGTCGACGCTCGCCGACTACGGCGCCGACATCCGCGAGATCACGGCGTCGCCGACGAACGCCACCGTCGAAGTGGAACTCCCAAGGGACGCGAACGCGCGGTCGCTCGTCGACCACGTCGAGTCCGCGTTCGCCGACGTGGAACTGACCGCGTACCGCGAACGCGACCGCGCCGACGCCACGAAACAGGAGTTCGTCGCCGCCCTCGAAGCCGACCTCACCGACCGCCAGCTCACCGCCCTCCGCCGCGCGTACTTCGGCGAGTTCTTCGAATGGCCGCGGCCGACCAGCGGCGACGACCTCGCCGAATCCATGGGTATCGCCCGGTCGACGTACCACCAGCACCTCCGCGCCGCCGAACGCAAACTCGTCGGCGAGTTCTTCGACCGGCCCTGA
- a CDS encoding dolichol kinase → MTESGSDQLAGLRDEVARRLVHASGAAVPVAWLLGAPWWLVQAFMVVAAVGAAVLEAVRLFVGLEWVVFDKLTREYEQDNPAGYALYMWSVAAVVLAFGHEPRIAVVAMLALSLGDPISGLLASGELRTVKRPRVLLAMFATTLVLAWPFLPLSAALVAAVGATVADGVKPRFRGVIVDDNLSIPIVVAVAAWAAMRYLPSLAPPLGA, encoded by the coding sequence GTGACGGAGTCGGGTAGCGATCAGTTGGCGGGACTCCGCGACGAGGTGGCGCGACGCCTCGTACACGCGAGCGGTGCGGCCGTCCCGGTCGCGTGGCTCCTGGGTGCGCCGTGGTGGCTCGTGCAGGCGTTCATGGTGGTCGCGGCGGTCGGCGCGGCCGTCCTCGAAGCCGTCCGCCTGTTCGTCGGCCTCGAGTGGGTGGTGTTCGACAAGCTCACTCGCGAGTACGAGCAGGACAACCCCGCGGGGTACGCGCTGTACATGTGGAGCGTCGCCGCGGTCGTCCTCGCGTTCGGCCACGAGCCCCGGATCGCGGTGGTGGCGATGCTCGCGCTCTCGCTGGGCGACCCCATCAGCGGCCTGCTCGCGTCCGGGGAACTGCGGACGGTGAAGCGACCGCGGGTCCTGCTCGCGATGTTCGCGACGACGCTCGTACTCGCGTGGCCGTTCTTGCCGCTGTCGGCGGCGCTCGTCGCCGCGGTCGGCGCGACGGTCGCCGACGGCGTGAAACCGCGGTTCCGTGGGGTCATCGTCGACGACAACCTCTCGATCCCGATCGTCGTCGCCGTGGCCGCGTGGGCGGCCATGCGGTACTTGCCCTCGCTCGCCCCGCCACTCGGTGCGTGA
- the mdh gene encoding malate dehydrogenase gives MTKVSVVGAAGTVGAAAGYNLALRDVVDELVFVDIPDKEDETVGQAADANHGVAYDSNTTVRQGSYADTAGSDVVVITAGIPRQPGQTRIDLAGDNAPIMEDIQSSLDEHNDDYVSVTTSNPVDLLNRHLYEAGDRDRNKVVGFGGRLDSARFRYVLSERFDTQVQNVEATILGEHGDAQVPVFSKVRVDGRDPSFSGDEKEEILGDLKQSAMNVIERKGATEWGPATGVAHMVEAILNDTGEVLPASVKLQGEFGHEDVALGVPVKLGANGVEEVVEWDLSAYEREQLGEAVDKLSEQYDEIA, from the coding sequence ATGACGAAAGTCAGCGTTGTCGGCGCGGCCGGTACGGTCGGTGCCGCCGCAGGGTACAATCTCGCGCTTCGGGACGTCGTGGACGAGCTCGTCTTCGTGGACATCCCGGACAAGGAGGACGAGACCGTCGGGCAGGCCGCCGACGCGAACCACGGCGTGGCGTACGACTCGAACACGACGGTTCGACAGGGCTCGTACGCGGACACCGCGGGGTCGGACGTCGTCGTCATCACGGCGGGCATCCCGCGTCAGCCGGGCCAGACGCGCATCGACCTGGCGGGCGACAACGCGCCGATCATGGAGGACATCCAGTCGAGTCTCGACGAGCACAACGACGACTACGTCTCCGTGACGACGTCGAACCCCGTCGACCTCCTGAACCGCCACCTCTACGAGGCCGGCGACCGCGACCGGAACAAGGTCGTCGGGTTCGGCGGCCGTCTGGACTCCGCGCGCTTCCGGTACGTCCTCAGCGAGCGCTTCGACACGCAAGTCCAGAACGTGGAGGCGACGATCCTCGGCGAGCACGGGGACGCGCAGGTCCCGGTGTTCTCGAAGGTCCGCGTCGACGGCCGCGACCCCTCCTTCAGCGGTGACGAGAAGGAGGAGATCCTCGGCGACCTCAAGCAGTCCGCGATGAACGTCATCGAGCGCAAGGGCGCGACGGAGTGGGGGCCGGCGACGGGCGTCGCGCACATGGTCGAGGCGATCCTGAACGACACCGGCGAGGTGCTGCCTGCGAGCGTGAAGCTCCAGGGCGAGTTCGGGCACGAGGACGTCGCACTCGGCGTTCCCGTGAAGCTTGGCGCGAACGGCGTCGAGGAGGTCGTCGAGTGGGACCTGTCGGCGTACGAGCGCGAGCAGCTCGGCGAGGCGGTCGACAAGCTCAGCGAGCAGTACGACGAGATCGCCTAG
- the larB gene encoding nickel pincer cofactor biosynthesis protein LarB → MRDVLERVAAGDLSPAAAEAELRGYATTDDGRFDAAREQRRGVPEAVLADEKTPTEVANLAATAVETTGRALVTRASDAAASAVRERVADAHPDATVEVDDRARFVVVHAADYDPPEVPATVGVVTGGTGDAEAAGEAAVVAREMGATVETIADVGVASIARVLDARDALDAADALVVAAGREGALPTVVAGLVDAPVVGLPVSTGYGHGGEGEAALDGMLQSCTVLSVVNVDAGFVAGAQAALVARAVGAARDGDAPRTDDA, encoded by the coding sequence ATGCGAGACGTCCTGGAACGCGTCGCCGCCGGCGATCTCTCCCCGGCGGCCGCCGAAGCGGAACTGCGCGGGTACGCCACGACCGACGACGGACGGTTCGACGCCGCACGCGAGCAACGCCGCGGCGTCCCCGAAGCCGTACTCGCCGACGAGAAGACGCCCACCGAGGTCGCGAACCTCGCGGCGACGGCCGTCGAGACCACCGGGCGCGCGCTCGTCACGCGAGCGAGCGACGCGGCCGCGAGCGCCGTCCGCGAGCGCGTCGCCGACGCCCACCCCGACGCCACCGTCGAGGTCGACGACCGAGCGCGGTTCGTCGTCGTGCACGCCGCCGACTACGACCCGCCGGAGGTCCCCGCGACGGTCGGCGTCGTCACCGGCGGCACCGGCGACGCCGAAGCCGCCGGCGAGGCCGCGGTCGTCGCCCGCGAGATGGGCGCGACCGTCGAGACGATCGCGGACGTCGGCGTCGCCAGCATCGCCCGCGTCCTCGACGCGCGCGACGCGCTCGACGCGGCGGACGCGCTCGTCGTCGCCGCCGGCCGCGAGGGCGCGCTCCCGACGGTCGTCGCCGGCCTCGTCGACGCGCCCGTCGTCGGCCTCCCCGTCTCCACCGGCTACGGGCACGGTGGCGAGGGCGAGGCGGCGCTCGACGGGATGCTCCAGTCCTGTACGGTACTCTCGGTCGTGAACGTCGACGCGGGCTTCGTCGCCGGCGCACAGGCCGCGCTCGTCGCTCGCGCCGTCGGCGCGGCCCGAGACGGTGACGCTCCTCGCACGGACGACGCGTGA
- the rpiA gene encoding ribose 5-phosphate isomerase A: MKQTGGSEDQKRRAAESAVEHVADGMVVGLGTGSTAAHAIRELGERVDAGLDVRGVPTSFAARELARDVGVPLVDLADVDGVDVAIDGADQVVGVGGAGGVEADDAPDAADATGAADVVLVKGGGAAHAREKLVDAAADEFHVVADPSKVADAVSVPIPVEVLPAARTVVAAAVRDRGGDPELRRADRKDGPVVTDNGNLVLDCAFDAVDDPAALASALSATPGVVEHGLFVDLAHSVHVGTDDGVDVHDDGS, from the coding sequence ATGAAGCAGACCGGTGGCAGCGAGGACCAGAAGCGCCGCGCCGCCGAGAGCGCCGTCGAGCACGTCGCGGACGGCATGGTCGTCGGCCTCGGGACGGGATCGACGGCCGCGCACGCCATCCGCGAACTCGGCGAGCGCGTCGACGCCGGCCTGGACGTTCGCGGCGTCCCGACGTCGTTCGCGGCCCGCGAACTCGCTCGCGACGTCGGCGTCCCGCTCGTCGACCTCGCGGACGTCGACGGCGTGGACGTCGCCATCGACGGCGCGGACCAGGTCGTCGGCGTCGGCGGAGCCGGTGGCGTCGAGGCCGACGACGCACCGGACGCGGCGGATGCGACGGGCGCGGCCGACGTCGTCCTGGTGAAGGGCGGCGGGGCGGCGCACGCCCGCGAGAAGCTCGTCGACGCCGCGGCCGACGAGTTCCACGTCGTCGCCGACCCCTCGAAGGTCGCCGACGCCGTCTCCGTCCCGATCCCCGTCGAGGTGCTGCCGGCGGCGCGGACCGTCGTCGCGGCCGCCGTCCGCGACCGCGGCGGCGACCCCGAACTCCGGCGCGCCGACCGGAAGGACGGTCCGGTCGTCACCGACAACGGGAACCTCGTCCTCGACTGCGCGTTCGACGCCGTCGACGACCCCGCCGCGCTCGCCAGCGCGCTCTCCGCGACGCCCGGCGTCGTCGAGCACGGCCTGTTCGTCGACCTCGCCCACTCCGTCCACGTCGGCACCGACGACGGCGTCGACGTCCACGACGACGGGAGCTGA
- a CDS encoding GIY-YIG nuclease family protein, with the protein MSSHFVYVLECDDGTYYTGYTTDVDRRVDEHDAGDGAKYTRGRTPVSLVHVESYDTRSAAMSREHEIKTFSRARKERLVADGDDATVHEATD; encoded by the coding sequence ATGAGCAGTCACTTCGTCTACGTCCTCGAGTGCGACGACGGGACGTACTACACCGGGTACACGACCGACGTCGACCGACGCGTCGACGAGCACGACGCCGGCGACGGCGCGAAGTACACGCGCGGGCGCACCCCCGTCTCGCTCGTCCACGTCGAGTCCTACGACACGCGCTCAGCAGCCATGTCCCGCGAGCACGAGATCAAGACGTTCTCGCGAGCGCGCAAAGAACGGCTCGTCGCCGACGGCGACGACGCGACTGTCCACGAAGCCACCGACTGA
- the glyS gene encoding glycine--tRNA ligase has translation MSSDLSELARRRGFFFQANESYGGVAGFYTYGPEGAALKRKVEEAWRDRFVTKEGNLEIDSPTVTPEAVFEASGHLEGFDDMLVECAECGESHRADHVVEDATDVEDAESLPTDEVEDLIAEHDLPCPECGASLAGQPVETFNLMFETEIGPGGDQAGFLRPETAQGMFTEFPRLKEYARNQTPFGVAQIGTGYRNEISPRNALLRAREFTMAELEMFVDPEADEPDLAAVADVDLPLYPVDAQQADGEEYLHMTPVEAVEAGVVGSDWIAYFLGRSTAWFERVGVDLERFRLRQHLPGELAHYASDCWDAEALVDGDWVEIEGIAARSDYDLSKHAKYADDSFTIFKEYDEPVSTERATVDPDMSYLGPEFGGAAGEVADALQALAERDRSAFDGDEVVVSVDGDEYAVPVEQTGFAVEEVTEHGEHVTPHVVEPAFGVGRVVYSVLAHAHESDVVEGEERDVLRLPQAVAPTFVGVFPLTDQDGLPETAREVAETLRAAGLDVTYDDSGSIGRRYRRQDEVGTPYCVTLDADPEGTATIRERDSTAQARVELDDLVGTLAELRAGELAFEDLPEA, from the coding sequence ATGAGTAGCGACCTGAGCGAGCTCGCGCGCCGTCGCGGGTTCTTCTTCCAGGCGAACGAGTCCTACGGCGGCGTCGCTGGGTTCTACACGTACGGTCCCGAGGGGGCGGCGTTGAAGCGGAAGGTCGAGGAGGCGTGGCGCGACCGGTTCGTGACGAAGGAGGGGAACCTCGAGATCGATTCGCCGACGGTGACGCCCGAGGCGGTGTTCGAGGCCTCGGGTCACCTCGAGGGATTCGACGACATGCTCGTCGAGTGCGCGGAGTGCGGGGAGAGTCATCGCGCGGACCACGTGGTCGAGGACGCGACGGACGTGGAGGACGCCGAGAGCCTGCCGACCGACGAGGTCGAGGACCTGATCGCGGAGCACGACCTGCCGTGTCCGGAGTGCGGGGCGAGTCTCGCCGGCCAGCCCGTGGAGACGTTCAACCTGATGTTCGAGACCGAGATCGGGCCGGGCGGCGACCAGGCGGGGTTCCTGCGCCCGGAGACGGCCCAGGGGATGTTCACGGAGTTCCCGCGTCTGAAGGAGTACGCGCGCAACCAGACGCCGTTCGGCGTCGCGCAGATCGGGACGGGCTACCGGAACGAGATCTCGCCGCGCAACGCGCTGTTGCGCGCTCGCGAGTTCACGATGGCGGAGCTGGAGATGTTCGTCGACCCCGAGGCAGACGAGCCGGACCTTGCCGCGGTCGCGGACGTCGACCTGCCGCTGTATCCGGTGGACGCGCAGCAGGCCGACGGCGAGGAGTACCTGCACATGACGCCCGTGGAGGCCGTCGAGGCGGGCGTGGTCGGGAGCGACTGGATCGCGTACTTCCTCGGGCGGTCGACGGCGTGGTTCGAGCGCGTCGGCGTGGACCTGGAGCGATTCCGGCTCCGCCAGCACCTCCCGGGCGAGCTCGCGCACTACGCGAGCGACTGCTGGGACGCGGAGGCGCTCGTCGACGGCGACTGGGTCGAGATCGAGGGAATTGCGGCTCGGAGCGACTACGACCTCTCGAAGCACGCCAAGTACGCCGACGACTCGTTCACGATCTTCAAGGAGTACGACGAGCCGGTGTCGACCGAGCGTGCGACGGTCGACCCGGACATGAGCTACCTCGGCCCCGAGTTCGGTGGGGCCGCGGGCGAGGTCGCCGACGCCCTGCAGGCGCTCGCGGAGCGCGACCGGTCGGCGTTCGACGGCGACGAGGTCGTCGTCTCCGTCGACGGCGACGAGTACGCGGTCCCCGTCGAGCAGACGGGGTTCGCGGTCGAGGAGGTCACGGAGCACGGCGAGCACGTCACGCCGCACGTCGTCGAGCCGGCGTTCGGCGTCGGTCGCGTCGTGTATTCGGTGCTCGCGCACGCGCACGAGTCGGACGTCGTCGAGGGCGAGGAGCGGGACGTGCTCCGGCTCCCGCAGGCGGTCGCGCCGACGTTCGTCGGCGTGTTCCCGCTCACTGACCAGGACGGCCTGCCCGAGACGGCCCGCGAGGTCGCGGAGACGCTCCGCGCGGCCGGATTGGACGTCACGTACGACGACTCGGGGAGCATCGGGCGTCGGTACCGCCGCCAGGACGAGGTGGGGACGCCGTACTGCGTGACGCTGGACGCCGACCCGGAGGGGACGGCGACGATCCGCGAACGCGACTCGACCGCGCAGGCGCGCGTCGAGCTGGACGACCTCGTCGGGACGCTCGCGGAGTTGCGGGCGGGCGAACTCGCGTTCGAGGACCTCCCGGAAGCGTGA
- a CDS encoding Sjogren's syndrome/scleroderma autoantigen 1 family protein — protein MSDFDKEAERERLREKYEAEREDREATQHMSELLLKGATMTNSHCGRCGDPIFRYDGQEFCPSCNGDADAETDQRGTDQQTADQQTASRQSTDQQEDAGADAIEVQTEPTPSPDSDASTNAPAADAPTDPTSAAEPASATELTPATPSSDARGDAPDRNADAVDRGHDPVATDGDAVGNVEATLERFAAAAARTDDPDRAREYLAVVRDATDTLDALDR, from the coding sequence ATGAGCGACTTCGACAAGGAAGCCGAGCGCGAGCGACTCAGGGAGAAGTACGAGGCCGAGCGCGAGGACCGCGAGGCGACCCAGCACATGAGCGAGTTGCTCCTGAAGGGTGCGACGATGACGAACAGTCACTGCGGGCGCTGTGGCGACCCGATCTTCCGGTACGACGGCCAGGAGTTCTGCCCGTCCTGCAACGGCGACGCCGATGCCGAGACCGACCAGCGAGGAACCGACCAGCAGACCGCCGACCAGCAGACGGCCAGTCGACAGAGCACCGACCAGCAGGAGGACGCCGGCGCGGACGCCATCGAGGTCCAGACCGAACCGACGCCGTCGCCCGACTCCGACGCCTCCACGAACGCACCCGCGGCCGACGCACCGACCGACCCGACTTCTGCGGCCGAACCTGCCTCTGCGACCGAATTGACGCCGGCGACCCCGAGCTCGGACGCTCGCGGCGACGCCCCCGACCGGAACGCAGACGCCGTGGACCGCGGTCACGACCCCGTCGCCACGGACGGGGACGCCGTCGGGAACGTCGAAGCGACGCTCGAGCGCTTCGCCGCCGCCGCCGCGCGTACCGACGACCCCGACCGCGCCCGCGAATACCTCGCCGTCGTCCGCGACGCCACCGACACCCTCGACGCGCTCGACCGATAA
- a CDS encoding DEAD/DEAH box helicase: MATTDDGDVAYVEHPLLNPGFIERRLYQLQLAGAAADAHTLVCLPTGLGKTTVSLLVTARRLHEVGGTALLLAPTKPLVNQHAQFYREALSVPDDEIVVFTGEVKPEDRAALWGEARVVIATPQVVENDLVGSRITLSDVTHVTFDECHRATGDYAYTYIAERYHQDAENPLVTGMSASPGGDEEEIETVCANLGIRQVEVMTEEDADVDEYTHDTDVEWVEVTLPDEILEIRDALNDVISDRLEELKELGVTRKTSPDLSEKEVNRMSSELRTLMDNDQSEGYQGMSFLAEIRKLRTAVTYVETQSVESLRRYFERQENAARSSGASKASQRMISEAKVEEAMRRARRYDDLHPKYAQARRLLAETLGLEGGERVIVFTESRDTAEALTDFLSDGFDVRRFVGQGDKEGSDGMTQKQQQETLDDFRAGEFEVLVSTSVAEEGLDVPEVDLVLFYEPVPTAIRSIQRKGRTGRQAEGRVVVLMAEDTRDEAYFWISKRREREMESELRDLKASVDDLAEELDDSQASLSAFEDADDAAGADGNDAGGGDGADGGGSADESMSSSETAGTTAAQTASDGGPQPGLQDFTGGESDGGEAGDTESDADGDGENDEPDTAEAGADGDAPVDADAVERAEPDADGGVEVVVDQREMDSSIPRELSKREGVTTRLETLSVGDYVLSDRVVAERKSVDDFLDTLTGGDRSMFEQLGDASRHYSRPVVVLEGEGSLYGRRNVHPNAIRGALASLAVDFGVSVLRTQSEADTMELLSVIAEREQEAEDREVSVHGEKASKTLVEQQEYVVSSIADVGPVTARSLLEHFSTVEAVMTARQDDLEEVDGVGAVTAERIREVVGSEYDPGTNE; this comes from the coding sequence ATGGCGACGACTGACGACGGCGACGTCGCGTACGTCGAGCACCCGCTCCTGAATCCCGGGTTCATCGAGCGACGCCTGTACCAGCTCCAGCTCGCGGGCGCGGCAGCGGACGCGCACACGCTCGTCTGCCTCCCGACGGGGCTGGGGAAGACGACGGTGAGCTTGCTGGTGACCGCGCGGCGACTGCACGAGGTCGGGGGGACCGCGCTCTTGCTCGCGCCGACGAAGCCGCTCGTGAACCAGCACGCGCAGTTCTACCGCGAGGCGCTCTCCGTCCCGGACGACGAGATCGTGGTGTTCACGGGCGAGGTCAAGCCCGAGGACCGCGCGGCGCTCTGGGGCGAGGCACGGGTGGTCATCGCGACGCCGCAGGTCGTCGAGAACGACCTCGTCGGCTCGCGGATCACGCTGTCGGACGTGACGCACGTGACGTTCGACGAGTGCCACCGCGCGACCGGCGACTACGCGTACACGTACATCGCGGAACGCTACCACCAGGACGCCGAGAACCCGCTCGTGACGGGGATGAGTGCCTCTCCGGGTGGGGACGAGGAGGAGATCGAGACGGTGTGCGCGAACCTCGGCATCCGGCAGGTCGAGGTGATGACGGAGGAGGACGCGGACGTCGACGAGTACACGCACGACACGGACGTCGAGTGGGTCGAGGTCACCCTCCCCGACGAGATCCTCGAGATACGGGACGCGCTGAACGACGTCATCAGCGATCGCTTGGAGGAGTTGAAGGAGCTGGGTGTGACGAGGAAGACGTCGCCGGACCTTTCGGAGAAGGAGGTCAACCGGATGAGTTCGGAGCTTCGCACCCTCATGGACAACGACCAGAGCGAGGGCTACCAGGGGATGAGTTTCCTCGCGGAGATCCGCAAGTTGCGGACGGCGGTGACGTACGTCGAGACCCAGAGCGTCGAGAGCCTCCGGCGGTACTTCGAGCGCCAGGAGAACGCGGCGCGCTCGTCCGGTGCGTCGAAGGCGAGCCAGCGGATGATCTCGGAGGCGAAGGTCGAGGAGGCGATGCGGCGCGCGAGGCGGTACGACGACCTCCACCCGAAGTACGCGCAGGCGCGCCGGCTGCTCGCGGAGACGCTCGGGCTCGAGGGCGGGGAGCGCGTCATCGTGTTCACGGAGTCCCGGGACACGGCGGAGGCGCTCACGGACTTCCTCTCCGATGGCTTCGACGTCCGCCGGTTCGTCGGTCAGGGCGACAAGGAGGGCAGCGACGGGATGACCCAGAAGCAGCAACAGGAGACCCTGGACGACTTCCGGGCGGGCGAGTTCGAGGTGCTGGTGTCGACGAGCGTCGCCGAGGAGGGCCTGGACGTCCCCGAGGTCGACCTCGTGTTGTTCTACGAGCCGGTGCCGACGGCGATCCGCTCGATCCAGCGGAAGGGCCGGACGGGCCGGCAGGCCGAGGGGCGCGTGGTCGTCCTGATGGCTGAGGACACCAGGGACGAGGCGTACTTCTGGATCAGCAAGCGCCGGGAGCGCGAGATGGAGTCGGAGTTGCGCGACCTGAAGGCGAGCGTCGACGACCTCGCGGAGGAGCTGGACGACTCTCAGGCGTCGCTGTCGGCGTTCGAGGACGCGGACGACGCCGCCGGCGCGGACGGCAACGACGCCGGTGGCGGGGACGGTGCCGACGGCGGCGGTTCGGCCGACGAGTCGATGTCGTCGTCGGAGACGGCTGGGACGACCGCGGCACAGACGGCGAGCGACGGCGGCCCTCAGCCCGGCCTCCAGGACTTCACTGGCGGCGAGAGCGATGGTGGCGAGGCCGGTGACACGGAGAGCGACGCGGACGGCGACGGCGAGAACGACGAGCCGGATACCGCCGAGGCTGGCGCGGACGGCGACGCGCCCGTCGACGCTGACGCCGTGGAGCGCGCGGAACCGGACGCCGACGGCGGCGTCGAGGTGGTGGTCGACCAGCGCGAGATGGACTCGTCGATCCCGCGCGAGCTCTCGAAGCGCGAGGGCGTGACGACGCGGCTGGAGACGCTGTCGGTCGGGGACTACGTGCTCTCGGATCGCGTGGTCGCGGAACGCAAGTCCGTCGACGACTTCCTCGACACGCTAACGGGCGGCGACCGGTCGATGTTCGAACAACTCGGGGACGCGAGCCGGCACTACTCGCGGCCGGTCGTCGTGCTCGAGGGCGAGGGGAGTCTATACGGGCGGCGGAACGTCCACCCGAACGCGATCCGTGGCGCGCTCGCGTCCCTCGCCGTCGACTTCGGCGTGAGCGTCCTGCGCACGCAGAGCGAGGCGGACACGATGGAGTTGCTGTCCGTGATCGCTGAACGCGAGCAGGAGGCGGAGGACCGCGAGGTGAGCGTGCACGGCGAGAAGGCCTCGAAGACGCTCGTCGAGCAACAGGAGTACGTCGTCTCCTCGATCGCGGACGTCGGCCCGGTGACGGCGCGCTCGCTCCTCGAGCACTTCTCGACGGTCGAGGCCGTCATGACCGCTCGTCAGGACGACCTCGAGGAAGTCGATGGCGTCGGCGCGGTCACCGCCGAACGCATCCGCGAGGTCGTCGGGAGCGAGTACGACCCCGGAACGAACGAGTAG
- a CDS encoding DUF1931 family protein — MADLIVKAAVKEQLEGKNVASDFYDALDEEVEELLEDAARRAEANDRKTVQPRDL; from the coding sequence ATGGCAGACCTCATCGTCAAGGCAGCCGTGAAGGAACAGCTCGAGGGTAAGAACGTTGCGTCCGACTTCTACGACGCACTCGACGAGGAAGTCGAGGAGCTCCTCGAGGACGCCGCCCGCCGCGCCGAAGCGAACGACCGGAAGACGGTCCAGCCGCGCGACCTCTAA
- a CDS encoding ferredoxin has translation MRVEYDYDTCIGMFQCVAEWDAFERDEDAGKAVLDGSDEREDGVFVREVPEDAELDAKFAARACPVDAIRVYDDDGDQLVP, from the coding sequence ATGCGCGTCGAGTACGACTACGACACCTGCATCGGAATGTTCCAGTGCGTCGCCGAGTGGGACGCCTTCGAACGCGACGAGGACGCCGGCAAGGCCGTGCTCGATGGGAGCGACGAGCGCGAGGACGGCGTGTTCGTGCGCGAGGTCCCAGAGGACGCCGAACTGGACGCGAAGTTCGCCGCGCGCGCCTGCCCCGTCGACGCCATCCGCGTCTACGACGACGACGGCGACCAACTCGTCCCCTGA